ACTCTATTTCGTTTCAGTCCCCCGTAGGGGTTAGGCGCAGCCTAAGGAGTGGTTCTAGACTATCAAAGTGGGACATTGGGATTCACGTTTCAGTCCCCCGTAGGGGTTAGGCGCAGCCTAAGGGGCGACCCTACAGGATGGATTGGTACATGCCAGCATTGGTTTCAGTCCCCCGTAGGGGTTAGGCGCAGCCTAAGGGCGTAATGGATTTTTGTTGGTCGTTCTGGTTGGATTGAGTTTCAGTCCCCCGTAGGGGTTAGGCGCAGCCTAAGGGCAACGGTGGCTTCATCCTGGTTGATGAAGACATATAGTTTCAGTCCCCCGTAGGGGTTAGGCGCAGCCTAAGGTATTTCTTGGATATCCAACATCTTCCGGATGGATGGGGTTTCAGTCCCCCGTAGGGGTTAGGCGCAGCCTAAGGTCATGGAATACAGAACCAGCGAAGGTACATATGAATTTGTTTCAGTCCCCCGTAGGGGTTAGGCGCAGCCTAAGGTGATAGAGAAGTTGTGGCGGTATTCCAGCAGCGTTACGTTTCAGTCCCCCGTAGGGGTTAGGCGCAGCCTAAGGTGATAATGACAGTTCAGTTTCAGGCGGTGCTTCTTCGTTTCAGTCCCCCGTAGGGGTTAGGCGCAGCCTAAGGGGCTGTTTGTCTACCTTTCTCTATCATACCAAAATCGCGCTCAGACGCAACAAAATCGCATCAACTTGTTTGCTTCGCGGGCCTTACAATTTTGAAACCAAAATCGGTGGTAATTGATGCTTCTAGAAAACAAAAAGCGGGCCTCGTTTGAGACCCACTTCTCGTTGATGCGCTACTGAGCGCCGCTCAGCGCCATTTGCGGACGGGAGACAAAAATTCAAACCATATACCATCCTTTTGCACGGTTTAATTGTGCTTTCCCTAGCAGTCGAACGCGCTGAACATCGGCCTTATTGAGCGGGTAAAAACGTACATCATCTTCCTCATTATTGATGAGTCGCTTCAGGCTTTTGGTCAGTTGAGCCATTTTCGCCAACGTCAGATCGCACTCAAACACGCTGTATTGTGCCCTGCGCCCGAATCCTTCCATCACTTTGGCCACTTTTCGGCGGCGTTTATCATTTGGAATGTCATAACTCACGATCCATAGCATGGGTCACCTGACCATCTTCCATTTGCGTCCGGCAGAGGCCTCGGATGCTAAGGCATCAGCGATGGCATTCAAATCGCGCGGGATCTGACAGTAACGTATCTGCGCGAATTGTCGAGCCAGTTTGCACGCATGTTGGTGCATCCGCTTGAGACGGGGGCTATTCACAGCAAAGTGTCCAGCCATCTGATTGACTACAACCTCATTATCCATCCGGATTTCAAGCTGTAGTGGCTGCCAGCGTTGAGCTTCTTGCAAAGCGAAGTATAACGCAGCATATTCTGCTTCGTTGCTGGTCATATGCGGTAGGGACTGGTTCCCAACATGCAGAATATGCCCCTCTGCTGAGCAGACAGCAATGCCTACGCCTGCTCGTTGAGTCGAGATCGAACCATCTGCATAAACAATCAAGTTACCACGAGACGGGTTCGTCAGCATCAGGCATCCTTTCTTCAATCGCTAACTGTTCGGCGAGTGCTGCTGCACTGTGCGGAATAATGGCGAAGCAGCCATTTTCCAGTACTGCCACCGATAGTCGCGGATAGCCGTACGTCATATCGATGATGGTATTAGGAGGTGCAGCATCTAGCATACGTTTCACTGGGGCGGATTTCGCTGGCACAACGGCGATCACACGATCTGCATCGAGCATACCGCCTCGACCGAGAATGATCATTCTTGGCATTATTGTTCTCCTAACGTTGTTGAATACTTTCATAGGTAGGGGCATCTCCTAAGATGACCTGGGCCATCCGCCGAACCTGGAGTTCGATTGCCCGCCTATAGCTTGTCTGTCCGTTTGCAAGCGGATGGAAAATTCGCTCGTGTAGTCGTTGCTCGTAGGCTTCGATCAGCTTTTCGATTGCGGGTTTAGCCAACCTTACTGGCAAATCTGGGCGGTTCGTCTTCTCGAAATCATCCAATGTGATTTGATTGCTACGTACTAGTGTCAGGACAACGGAATCACTGATTGAAGGGCGAAACTCTTCCATAATGTCTAAAGCCAGGCCTGGGCGGTTGTACCCTAAGGTATGGAAGAATCCAAGATATGGGTCTAACCCTACGATTTGTATCTTCGCTACGACATCTTTCAACAGCAGCGTATATGCAAAGCTGAGCATGGCGTTCGCTGGGTCTGGTGGGGGATAGTATTCTCGTTTGGTAAAGCCCCAGGTAGGGTCAAAAAAGGTCTTTACCCCATCAAAGTAGTAAGCTGCTGCTTTGCCTTCATACCCGCGTAGTTGATCCAGGTCATTGGCTTGCAGCGCGCTCTGCAACATCGACATCATGCCGTTAAGAGCCTGTCGTGCATATGCATCTTCTTCAGCTCGTCGTTGTAGAACTACGCGCTGATTATTAACTTTTCCCGCAACAATCTGGGCTGCGATATCTAAACTACGACGGTCGTCGTCGCAAAGACGTAGCTGTGCATGACGCAATTGTGCAAAGCGTGATTCGTTGAGCATCAAACGACCACGAAATTTGCCGTAGGTGCTCATGAACACAACGTCTACATGTGATCGGAGCAGCAGGGTGGCTGTTTGTGTCGTCATTTGAACATTACCAACCAGCACAAGCTGCTCAAGATTTGCCAACGGAATGTCGAACACTTCTTCTTTACCGAGCGTGACAAATAAACGCTCGCCACGCTTACGGACCATACTGCCTTGTTCGCGTACATAAACCACTGACATGAGTTACGCTCCCGTGGATAAATTTCGATATTGGTTGCCCTTAAAGGCGAAACCAAGAAACTCAAAGCCTTCTTCGAAGTGAAGTATGCGTGTTTTACGCATATTTAGATTGAGGCGCAGATTCGCTAAAGATCGTCGCGCAACTTCAAGGCTCCAGACAGCTTCCTCTTCGGTTCGGCTAAGGACAATAAAATCATCAGCGAACCGAACTAACTTGGACTGAGGTAGTGCAGCCATCGCCATTTCGTCGAACCGATGTAGATAGAGATTTGCCAACATCGGTGAAATAACCCCGCCTTGCGACACTTGTGCTTCTTGACCAGGAAAACCTTTGATAGGTGTTCTCAGCCATTGATGAAGCAGGTTCTTTGAGACTGTTGAATGCACAACACGCCGAACCTGGCCCATCAACAGATCACAGTCAATGCTGCCGAAGCAATCATGAATATCTGCGTCGAGGACCCATATCCTTCCACTATCGCGGAAGTGTGAGACTGCGGCAGCAGCATCTTTTGTCGATATGCCTTGTCGAAAACCATAGCTGCACGGCAGAAAGATTTGTTCGAGATAGGGAGCCAGGAAGTCTAGTACGACTCGCTGCGCTACTCTGTCACGAACTGTCCAAATGCTGATTGGACGTTCTTTGCCGGACGACTTTTTGATGAAAATGCGACGTACAGATTCGGGTACATACGTTTCTGCACAGATCTGTTGACGTAACCGATTTAACTCCGCGTCCAGGTTGGCAGCGAAGGACTGCATCGTGACACCATCAACACCAGGCGAGGGGCCACTGCGCCGGACAACCTGCCATGCCCGGCGCAGCGCAGCCATAGAAAACAGAATATCCGGCGATGGGTTAGTCTTTGTCCACTTTGCCATGATGTGTTCTCCAGGCTTGTGGCGTGAAGACATTCATCCAGTTCGGCAAAGTCGCACCGTATGCGAAGATTGTCAGATAGCCGATCGCAAAGGTCAGGGCAGCAGAAAATCCACCTGAACGCATCCACGACTTCGTATAGGGTACACTTTCGAGCTGGGGAATTCCCTGATTCGTAATCCAGCGAATGAACAAAGACAAAAAGAAACGTTCTCGGACCCGCGACATGCCTCTATAGCCATAGATTCCTGCGATCTCGCGGATGAGATTGGCCTGAACCTGCTTCAGATCGTGTGTGAGGCTCAACTCGCTGCCATCCGATACTGCTTGAAGACTGGTCATCACCGCTTGTATCACCATTCGCCGCGCAACGGCAGAACGTAATGCTGGAATCTCCGAAGCAAGAGGTGCCGATAAATCAGGGCACAACCGCAGCACAGATTTGACGAAATCACCTTGTACCGCTTGCTTGTCATTCGCGACAATCGGCAAGATGGGGCGAGCGAGTTTCTTCTCCAGGGTTTCAAGTCGACTTTTTAGAGCCGCTTTGGGAAGTTCATCAGCACGGCTGAGAATCACCAGGAGCGTTGTATCGAGGCTGCGAAGACGTGCAATCCAATTATAACTTTCTGGCGTGAGTCCCTGGGCACAGTCCAGAACGTAAACGACTAATTCTGCATTCTCGAGCCGATACATAATGCTGGCGACATCATAAGCATCAGCAGAAAGGTCGATGAGTGTGAACAGTCCATAATTGCGAACCGATTCACTACTTTCCTCGACAGCATCCCAATCCCACAGGCTATTTAGAAGCGTCTTCTTCCCAGAATTTGGCAAGCCAACGATTGCAATTCGGCCCTGTACCGGTCGTGGAACTTCATAGTTCTAATCGTCTTGCCATCCGTAACCGCCGTAACTTTGAACGGGCAGAAAGTCAGTCATCTTCCCACCCCCTACACTACGATACTGTTTGCGAATGCGACGAAGCCAACTGCTGACATGCCACATACAAACAGCCCACCTATTGCGAATAAGAAGATACAGCCATTGATGAAGTGCTTTGTTTTCATCTCATCCTCTTTATCACCCATAGGGCATAACCGTGCGATATGCCACTATCGCATACAGGA
The Phototrophicus methaneseepsis DNA segment above includes these coding regions:
- the cas2 gene encoding CRISPR-associated endonuclease Cas2, which encodes MLWIVSYDIPNDKRRRKVAKVMEGFGRRAQYSVFECDLTLAKMAQLTKSLKRLINNEEDDVRFYPLNKADVQRVRLLGKAQLNRAKGWYMV
- a CDS encoding ribonuclease HI family protein, which codes for MLTNPSRGNLIVYADGSISTQRAGVGIAVCSAEGHILHVGNQSLPHMTSNEAEYAALYFALQEAQRWQPLQLEIRMDNEVVVNQMAGHFAVNSPRLKRMHQHACKLARQFAQIRYCQIPRDLNAIADALASEASAGRKWKMVR
- a CDS encoding extracellular matrix/biofilm biosynthesis regulator RemA family protein — protein: MPRMIILGRGGMLDADRVIAVVPAKSAPVKRMLDAAPPNTIIDMTYGYPRLSVAVLENGCFAIIPHSAAALAEQLAIEERMPDADEPVSW
- a CDS encoding reverse transcriptase domain-containing protein, giving the protein MAKWTKTNPSPDILFSMAALRRAWQVVRRSGPSPGVDGVTMQSFAANLDAELNRLRQQICAETYVPESVRRIFIKKSSGKERPISIWTVRDRVAQRVVLDFLAPYLEQIFLPCSYGFRQGISTKDAAAAVSHFRDSGRIWVLDADIHDCFGSIDCDLLMGQVRRVVHSTVSKNLLHQWLRTPIKGFPGQEAQVSQGGVISPMLANLYLHRFDEMAMAALPQSKLVRFADDFIVLSRTEEEAVWSLEVARRSLANLRLNLNMRKTRILHFEEGFEFLGFAFKGNQYRNLSTGA
- a CDS encoding GTPase domain-containing protein, encoding MPNSGKKTLLNSLWDWDAVEESSESVRNYGLFTLIDLSADAYDVASIMYRLENAELVVYVLDCAQGLTPESYNWIARLRSLDTTLLVILSRADELPKAALKSRLETLEKKLARPILPIVANDKQAVQGDFVKSVLRLCPDLSAPLASEIPALRSAVARRMVIQAVMTSLQAVSDGSELSLTHDLKQVQANLIREIAGIYGYRGMSRVRERFFLSLFIRWITNQGIPQLESVPYTKSWMRSGGFSAALTFAIGYLTIFAYGATLPNWMNVFTPQAWRTHHGKVDKD
- the cas1 gene encoding CRISPR-associated endonuclease Cas1; the protein is MSVVYVREQGSMVRKRGERLFVTLGKEEVFDIPLANLEQLVLVGNVQMTTQTATLLLRSHVDVVFMSTYGKFRGRLMLNESRFAQLRHAQLRLCDDDRRSLDIAAQIVAGKVNNQRVVLQRRAEEDAYARQALNGMMSMLQSALQANDLDQLRGYEGKAAAYYFDGVKTFFDPTWGFTKREYYPPPDPANAMLSFAYTLLLKDVVAKIQIVGLDPYLGFFHTLGYNRPGLALDIMEEFRPSISDSVVLTLVRSNQITLDDFEKTNRPDLPVRLAKPAIEKLIEAYEQRLHERIFHPLANGQTSYRRAIELQVRRMAQVILGDAPTYESIQQR